A DNA window from Luteolibacter luteus contains the following coding sequences:
- a CDS encoding OmpH family outer membrane protein produces the protein MRLYRFIPLLLALATLSCREKVRTSPPSSGTQPSSAPAAFPPVPPLKVASIDIQRLFKGYYRTEEIQKELNVEQVAIKGESDARLETLRSIETELQNSARQLADPALAGSVKEKVAQDRALRREEAIALERARREFIDIKGKQINEKAAAQMRGIVAEIRKSIEDMARQEDYDYVFDRSGLTTSQVPFFLFSTESTDLTAAMLEKLNRDHSMQTKTGEATPDPLEGKD, from the coding sequence ATGCGGCTTTATCGCTTCATCCCCCTGCTCCTCGCGCTCGCCACCCTTTCCTGTCGGGAGAAGGTGCGAACGAGTCCCCCGTCATCCGGAACACAGCCATCCTCAGCTCCCGCCGCATTTCCTCCAGTCCCGCCACTAAAAGTCGCCAGTATCGACATACAGCGACTCTTCAAGGGCTATTACCGGACTGAGGAGATCCAGAAGGAGTTGAACGTGGAGCAAGTGGCCATCAAGGGCGAGAGCGATGCCCGGCTCGAAACCTTGCGGTCCATCGAAACGGAGCTCCAAAACTCTGCGAGGCAACTCGCCGATCCCGCGCTGGCCGGATCCGTGAAGGAGAAGGTTGCCCAAGACCGCGCCCTACGCCGCGAGGAAGCCATCGCCTTGGAGCGCGCGCGACGTGAATTTATCGACATCAAGGGGAAACAGATCAACGAGAAGGCAGCCGCCCAAATGAGGGGGATCGTCGCGGAGATCCGGAAAAGCATCGAGGACATGGCCCGGCAGGAGGATTACGACTATGTTTTCGACAGGTCCGGCCTAACCACCTCGCAGGTGCCCTTCTTCCTCTTCAGCACGGAAAGCACGGATCTCACGGCGGCCATGCTGGAGAAGCTCAACCGCGATCACTCCATGCAAACGAAGACTGGAGAAGCCACACCGGATCCGCTAGAAGGCAAAGATTGA
- a CDS encoding ABC-F family ATP-binding cassette domain-containing protein, with product MSSSITLSDVTWLTPEGRPVFSNLNLSFGTEQAGLVGRNGVGKTTLLKLITGELRPASGKISVHGSLGLLRQTVQVDAQENIADLFGVGDSLALLRRAESGEASMEELPDTDWTLEGRMLSALSRIGLDAEPETLLAKLSGGQRTRASLAAMIFAEPDFLLLDEPTNNLDREGRSALVSFLSKWRGGSIVVSHDRDLLETMDSIVELTTLGATRYGGNWSHYRELKSLELSAAQHELADAEKRIADVAKSVQTTAERKARKDSAGQRTAAKGGIPRIALGLMKNRSESTSGENARLAERLRSQAQEAAASARERIEILQPLSLELPPTGLAPGKAVLSVDSVTVGYKEGMPIIRDLSFEISGPERLAVSGANGYGKTTLLNLITGQLPPWSGKAKIHTRFAMLDQRASLLDPEISIRDNFARINPDTDENACRASLARFMFRADAALQIISTLSGGQLLRAALACVLGGPQPPPLLILDEPTNHLDIDSIESIEAGLRAYDGALLVVSHDESFLEAIGITRRIEIPAQGITRPS from the coding sequence ATGTCTTCTTCCATCACCCTTTCCGATGTCACGTGGCTCACTCCGGAAGGCCGCCCGGTCTTCTCCAATCTCAATCTGAGCTTCGGAACCGAGCAGGCTGGCCTCGTCGGACGCAATGGCGTGGGAAAGACCACGCTGCTCAAACTCATCACCGGTGAGCTTCGGCCTGCGTCAGGGAAGATATCCGTCCACGGAAGCTTGGGGCTACTGCGCCAGACCGTACAGGTCGATGCCCAGGAGAACATCGCAGATCTATTCGGCGTGGGCGATAGCCTCGCCCTCCTGCGACGCGCGGAAAGCGGCGAAGCCAGCATGGAAGAACTTCCCGACACGGATTGGACCCTCGAGGGCAGGATGCTCTCGGCACTTTCCCGCATCGGACTGGATGCCGAACCCGAGACGCTGCTGGCGAAGCTCTCCGGTGGCCAGCGCACCCGCGCCAGCCTCGCTGCAATGATCTTCGCCGAGCCGGACTTCCTGCTGCTCGATGAGCCCACCAACAACCTGGACCGCGAAGGCAGAAGCGCCCTTGTGAGCTTTCTTTCGAAGTGGCGTGGTGGTTCGATCGTGGTGAGCCATGATCGCGATCTACTCGAGACGATGGACTCCATCGTCGAACTGACCACGCTCGGTGCCACACGTTACGGCGGCAATTGGAGCCACTATCGCGAGCTGAAATCACTCGAGCTTTCCGCCGCGCAGCACGAGCTGGCCGATGCCGAGAAGCGCATCGCGGATGTAGCCAAAAGCGTCCAAACCACTGCGGAACGAAAAGCCCGCAAGGATAGCGCCGGCCAACGCACCGCAGCAAAGGGAGGCATCCCCCGCATCGCGCTGGGTCTGATGAAGAACCGCAGTGAAAGCACCAGCGGCGAAAATGCCCGCTTGGCCGAGCGCCTGCGAAGCCAAGCACAGGAAGCTGCCGCGTCAGCCCGCGAGCGCATCGAGATTCTCCAGCCGCTTTCCCTGGAGCTGCCCCCGACGGGTCTAGCTCCGGGCAAGGCCGTGCTCAGCGTGGACTCGGTGACGGTCGGCTATAAGGAGGGCATGCCTATCATCCGCGACTTATCCTTCGAGATCAGCGGACCGGAGCGCCTGGCAGTGAGCGGCGCGAATGGCTATGGCAAGACGACCCTCTTGAATCTCATCACCGGTCAGCTTCCGCCATGGAGCGGCAAGGCGAAGATCCACACCCGCTTCGCCATGCTGGACCAACGGGCAAGCCTCCTCGATCCGGAGATCTCCATCCGCGACAACTTCGCACGCATCAATCCGGACACCGATGAGAATGCCTGCCGCGCCTCGCTCGCACGCTTCATGTTCCGGGCAGATGCCGCCCTTCAGATCATTTCCACGCTCAGCGGCGGCCAATTGCTCCGCGCTGCGCTGGCCTGCGTGCTGGGTGGCCCACAGCCACCTCCCCTTCTGATCCTCGATGAGCCAACAAACCACCTCGACATCGACTCGATCGAATCCATCGAAGCAGGCCTCCGTGCCTATGATGGGGCCCTGCTGGTAGTGAGCCATGATGAGTCCTTCCTGGAGGCTATCGGGATCACACGTCGCATCGAAATCCCCGCACAGGGGATCACGCGCCCTTCGTGA
- a CDS encoding DUF1501 domain-containing protein, with product MFPELKAQKLQHITRRRFLRDCPAGIGALWMASQGLSSAAGKLKISHDPSAPLAPLLPGFAPKAKRVIYLHMDGAPSQLELFDYKPQLVRHNGKECPKEYLEGQRFAFIQGVPKMLGPQFEFKQHGQSGAWVSDRLPELAKHVDKLCFIKTMQTDQFNHGPAQLLLHTGNQNLGYPAMGSWLTWGLGTDNQNLPGFMVLISGGRFPRAGASLWGSGFLPSVYQGVQCRSAGDPILNTTNPAGINREVRRAALDTLAKLNTKAHQDFGDPETITRIAQYEMAYRMQVSVPEVMSIADEPQYIHEMYGTQPGKDSFANNCLLARRLAENGVRFIQLFDWGWDSHGSNAGESLNDGFVKKCQDIDKAIGALLTDLDQRGMLEDTLVIWGGEFGRTPMQENRGGGNGNAFTGRDHNPNAFTIWMAGAGVKPGFTYGETDEMGYHVASNPVHLRDLHATMLHLFGFEHQRLAYPFQGLDQKLTGVKPAKVVKGILA from the coding sequence ATGTTCCCGGAACTCAAAGCCCAAAAACTCCAGCACATCACCCGCCGGCGCTTCCTGCGCGATTGCCCGGCTGGCATCGGTGCCTTGTGGATGGCCTCTCAGGGACTCTCCTCCGCAGCGGGAAAGCTGAAGATTTCTCATGATCCCAGCGCGCCCCTAGCACCGCTGCTGCCCGGTTTCGCGCCGAAAGCAAAGCGGGTGATCTACCTGCACATGGATGGGGCACCGAGCCAGCTCGAGCTCTTCGACTACAAGCCGCAGCTGGTGCGCCACAATGGCAAGGAGTGCCCGAAGGAGTATCTGGAAGGCCAACGATTTGCTTTCATCCAAGGAGTGCCGAAGATGCTCGGTCCGCAGTTCGAGTTCAAGCAGCACGGCCAATCCGGAGCATGGGTTTCCGACCGCCTGCCGGAGCTGGCGAAGCACGTGGACAAGCTCTGTTTCATCAAGACGATGCAGACGGACCAGTTCAACCATGGTCCCGCGCAGCTCCTTCTCCACACCGGGAACCAGAACCTCGGCTATCCCGCGATGGGTTCCTGGCTGACCTGGGGGCTCGGCACGGACAACCAGAACCTGCCCGGCTTCATGGTGCTGATCTCCGGCGGACGCTTCCCGCGCGCGGGTGCCTCGCTGTGGGGTAGCGGCTTCCTGCCCTCCGTCTATCAGGGCGTGCAGTGCCGCTCCGCGGGCGACCCGATCCTGAACACGACCAATCCCGCCGGGATCAACCGCGAGGTCCGGCGCGCCGCGCTGGATACGCTGGCGAAGCTGAACACGAAGGCGCATCAGGACTTCGGTGATCCGGAAACGATCACCCGCATCGCCCAGTACGAGATGGCTTACCGCATGCAGGTCTCGGTCCCGGAGGTCATGAGCATCGCCGATGAGCCACAGTACATCCACGAGATGTATGGCACTCAGCCGGGGAAGGATTCCTTCGCGAACAACTGCCTGCTTGCCCGCCGTCTGGCGGAGAATGGAGTGCGCTTCATCCAGCTCTTCGATTGGGGATGGGACTCCCATGGCTCGAATGCCGGGGAATCGCTCAACGATGGCTTCGTGAAGAAGTGCCAGGATATCGACAAGGCTATCGGGGCGCTGCTGACCGATCTGGACCAGCGTGGCATGCTGGAGGACACCCTGGTCATCTGGGGTGGTGAGTTCGGCCGCACGCCGATGCAGGAGAACCGCGGCGGCGGAAACGGCAATGCGTTCACCGGCCGCGATCACAATCCGAATGCCTTCACCATCTGGATGGCGGGCGCCGGTGTGAAGCCCGGCTTCACCTATGGCGAGACGGATGAAATGGGCTACCATGTCGCATCCAACCCGGTGCACCTCCGTGACCTCCACGCGACGATGCTCCACCTCTTCGGCTTCGAGCACCAGAGGCTGGCCTATCCTTTCCAAGGGCTCGATCAGAAGCTCACCGGTGTGAAGCCTGCGAAGGTGGTGAAGGGCATCCTCGCTTGA
- a CDS encoding GNAT family N-acetyltransferase has translation MNPGPDFDLQPTLEGELITLRPLLASDFEALHAVASDPLIWEQHPEPTRYQREVFERWFHHAMESRGTLVVYDNKTSEMIGSSRYYDWDPAKKEIAIGFTFLSRSYWGGEYNREMKRLMLDHAYQWADRVWLHIGKDNQRSRRAAEKIGAVYSHADTKELAGTIQHYVFYYLTKGA, from the coding sequence ATGAATCCCGGCCCCGACTTCGATCTCCAGCCCACCCTGGAAGGTGAACTTATCACGCTACGTCCGCTGCTGGCATCTGATTTCGAAGCCCTGCATGCGGTGGCTTCCGATCCGCTGATCTGGGAGCAACATCCGGAGCCGACGCGCTACCAGCGGGAGGTCTTCGAACGATGGTTCCATCACGCGATGGAGTCGCGCGGGACCTTGGTCGTCTACGACAATAAGACGAGCGAGATGATCGGCTCGTCTCGCTACTATGATTGGGATCCTGCGAAGAAGGAGATTGCGATCGGTTTCACCTTCCTCTCGCGCAGCTACTGGGGCGGCGAATACAATCGCGAGATGAAGCGCCTCATGCTGGATCACGCCTATCAATGGGCGGACCGCGTGTGGCTGCACATCGGAAAGGACAATCAGCGCTCAAGAAGAGCCGCGGAAAAGATCGGCGCGGTGTATTCCCACGCGGACACGAAGGAGCTGGCGGGAACGATCCAGCACTACGTCTTCTATTACCTCACGAAGGGCGCGTGA